DNA from Variovorax sp. V213:
TGGTGCCGCCGCATTCGCTGCAGACGAAAAGTGTTTTTTCCTTGGCCATGCGGGGAGTTTAGGTGTCCGCACAAACCCTGATGGAAAACGGCTGGGAAAGAAATTCCAAATCATTTAACATGTTAACTAATTCAACGAGGTACAGCTTTTGAGCACCACCTTCACGCACCGCAATTTGCCGCGCCTGCTGCTGCAGGCCCGCGAAGCCGTGATGGCCCACACGCGGCCCAGCCTGCGCGAGCACGCGCTGTCCGACCAGCAATGGCGCGTGCTGCGCGTGCTCGGCGAGCACGGCGCCGTCGAGACCGGCCACGTGGCGCGCGAGGCGTTCATCCTGGGCCCCAGCCTCACGGGCGTGCTTGCGCGCATGGAGCGCGACAAGCTCATCACGCGCAGTCGCGACCCCGAGGACCAACGCCGCACCGTGGTCGAGGCCACGCCGCATGGCATGAAGCTCGTGAAGCGCCTGTCGACCAGCATCGAGGCGCACTACGACTGGATGGAAAAGTCGCTCGGCAAGGCCAAGCTCACGCAGCTCTACGGGCTGCTCGACGAACTCATCGCCCTGGAGCAGCCCTCATGAGCAGCAGCGCCCCGCACTACCTTCCGACAGGCACCGTGTACGGCACGCTGCTGAACTTTCGCGCCGAGTTCGACGCGCTCGCGCCGCGGATGGCAGAGGCGCCCTACAAGGCGCCGCCGAAAGCGCCGGTGCTCTATGTGAAGACCGCCAACACCTGGAGCCCGCACGGCAGCGCGATCGCGGTGCCTTCATCGGTGCCCGAGGTGGAGATCGGCGCCAGCATCGGCATGGTGATCGGCGCCGAGGGCGACGTGGAAGGCTTCGTGCTGATGAACGACCTGTCGATTCCGCATGCGAGCTTCTTCCGCCCTCCGGTGAGGTTCAAGTGCGTGGATGGGTTCCTCGGCATCGTCCGGTGCTGCGCGACGCGCAGGAGGTGGCCGACCCCGCGGGCTTTCGCGTCGAGGTGCGCATCAACGGCACGCTGAAGCAGTCGATCGACTTTTCGCAGCTCGTGCGTCCCGCGCAGCAGCTGCTGGCCGACGTCGGCGAATTCATGACACTGGCGCACGGCGACGTGCTGATGCTGGGCTGCGACGCCGGCCGGCCGCTGGCCCGCGCGGGCGACCGCATCGAGATTTCCGCGCCGGGGTTCGAGACCCTGGCCAATACGCTGGTGCAGGAGGCCGCCGCATGAAGCACGCACGCGTCATATTCGAAGGCCGTGAACACACCGGCACCGCGCACGAATTCAATGGCGCGCAAGACGCCGCCGTGCGCCTGGACGACGGCCGCGTCGTGCCGCAGGAGCAGCTCACCTGGCTGCCGCCGCTTACGCCCACCGCGCGCCCGCGCACCATCCTTGCGCTGGGCCTCAACTACGCCGACCACGCCACGGAGCTGGAATTCAAGGCGCCCGAGGAACCGCTGGTGTTCGTCAAGGGCCAGAGCACGCTGACGGGCCACCGCCAGCGCACGCACCGCCCGGCCGGCGTGCAGTTCATGCACTACGAATGCGAGCTCG
Protein-coding regions in this window:
- the hpaR gene encoding homoprotocatechuate degradation operon regulator HpaR, translating into MSTTFTHRNLPRLLLQAREAVMAHTRPSLREHALSDQQWRVLRVLGEHGAVETGHVAREAFILGPSLTGVLARMERDKLITRSRDPEDQRRTVVEATPHGMKLVKRLSTSIEAHYDWMEKSLGKAKLTQLYGLLDELIALEQPS